In Theobroma cacao cultivar B97-61/B2 chromosome 7, Criollo_cocoa_genome_V2, whole genome shotgun sequence, the genomic window GGAACTCCGATGGCCTCTTTCTCGATGAGAACGACGCCGTTTCTACCGGGTTGGTCCGCTCTACATCTGCTTCCCCCTCTCCGAATTAGCAggaattttgctttttcttctttaaaagTGTACTAGCAAGGGTGTGAGagagttttgaattttgattgacagtttttggtttggtttggtttgTGTATGTTGTACTCGGTAGTTAGTTTGGTCATAGATTCTCAGACTTTGCATTGGATTTGAATTTGCAAAAAGGTTGTTCTTTCTGGGTTGGGTTTTGTTCAATTCAATCTACTAATAGTTTAACAAATATACAATGGTTTATCACTTACCAATGGCATTAGAGAATTGATCTCGGTATCTGCTTCTAAACCATACGTAGATGACTCACTTTACTCATCTCGGAATTCAGGCACACTCCATCTAACATGGGACTTCTCTTCCTTGCTGTGGGAGTGGCAGATTGTTTTCCGAACACGCTGTTTACTCACATAagagaaaatcaacaaaagcAGTGCCATTTCCTATCTAATCCAAGTCAATGGAAAGATACAAATTCGTCTGTGTTTTACATCGTGAACAAAACTGAACTTATCTTGAGAGTGAGCTTATCATATCTTGCTCCTCATTCTCACTAACTTTGCAAGTGTTTCTTGAGCAGCCAAGGTTTGGGTATGATTGTGCCCAAGCATCACTGTCCGAATACTGATACAAGTTCTGCAGACTTCTTCACCGCTGTCAAAATGCCCACCTCTTAACAGCAGCTTTGCCCTCGTTTCCAATAGGGTAGCCTTCAACAATGTCACATCTTGCCACACGTACTCATCCACCCTTTGATTACCTTGTAACTTATTTTTCCAGCAAAGCGACCCATGACACCAGTCTTGTATCTGAGATACAAATGACTTTTCTACTTCCTCCAACACATTTGTGCACACCTTCAATAACTCCAATGCCGAGTTGCATCTTGAGAATGTTGTGAAGGCTCTGATTGCTAATGGTAGTGCCGTCTTCTTGATATATAAAACCATATCAATGGCTTTAAGTTGCACAATAGGGGGTTCGGACTTAAATCCAAATACAAGAAATGCAGAAGCCCATAGATGATCAGAATTCAGAAATGGGTTACCGGCTTTTCTTATGCCTTGGACTGTGGCTTTTGCAGCAGATAAGCACTCTTTCCTCTTTGCAAATGCTTGAGTTATAGGATGGAACTGAATCCAACATCCAGTCTGTCGATTAACTCTTCTTGCCAATCCTAGCTTTACTAGGAGAATAGCAGAATCTTCTTCACTTTGAGTAGCTAAACCGCATCCACCACAACAAACGAACGTGAGACTTAGGCACTTAGTCCACCTTCTTAATCGGTTCCCAGCAACGGGCATATACTTAGCTGCAATAGCAAGCAAATTTGCTGAAATGGGTGCTGGTGCAAACCAAGCACCAACAAGAAGCATTCGTGACGCAAGAATGTTCCTTCTCCCATTAATTTGCTGTAAGACAGCGGAGCAAAAACATAGAATTTTCATCAAGAAAGGGTTGTTCTTGCAGTATTGCTCACCACTAGTGATCATATATAATGAAGTAGAATTATCTTCAAGTGAGACGTCGTTTACAGTTTCAAAGAGTGCGGATGGAGAAATGGCAAGTTCGGAAAGCAGTGAACCAATGATCCATAAACCAAAGCTCAATCTTCCCAATTTCTCAtcaaattttctcaaaaactcCAACTCCTCAGCTGGATAgtctttcttccttcttcctctTACTAAAATCATTGCATCAGATGAAGGCAATGGAGGAAGCTGCGTTGTGtcaaaattcatcacctttgATAGCCTAGTTGTGATAATCACATGAGACCCTCCGGTGTTCCTAGGAATCAAGTCATGCAGGTCTTTTCCTTCCCACCACTCTCGCTCTGTCTCAAGATTGTCGATGATCAGCAGATAAGGCATGTCTCGAAAGAGCTCTCTCTTCACTCTCTTGAATGCTTCAAATTCCTGCTCCTCAAAGCATCGAATACGGCCCCTTTCCTTCTCATCATCAGCACTCACATCCAATCCCAAATTGAGTGATAAATTCAGTATATTCTGCCGGAAATATCGGGCTTCTCCACCAACCCAAAGAACCATCTTATATCTCTGAGAATACCTATAGGCAAATTCAAGAGCAAGCTCTGTCTTTCCAATGCCAGGAATCCCATTTATGCAAATCACACTGCTGCCTAAGCTCTTGTAGTTCCCACTTTTTGATTTCTTGTA contains:
- the LOC18593165 gene encoding uncharacterized protein LOC18593165 translates to MGEEEASVSRSGKLSQENHPSGLTIKTSSCCSKIGKDALTLIPTDLHSPSLKTSIESSPHNSPSLVSPPSSAFVSALQSPYISPRATNPKPQENSTPQDNPPLVTHPSPPVSFRGGSQSDDTPSSSYTPPSDQYEYSDDPADPKLKFVTCVPVPDPAPRISFSFPVPRISFAKAPVSPASNAKLRSCDVFIGFHGQNPNLARFCKWLKSELELQGIACFVADRVKYSDSQSHEIADRVICSVTYGVVVVTNSSFLNHLSLEEIRFFAQKKNLIPLFFDTGSAEIMGLLNCNSINKECKEALDGLIKSHEFKLEASEGNWRSCVAKAAGILRAKLGRKSVVETDFVGEGFEELPFPRNRFFVGREKEIMEIETALFGHADSLEQDCCSRPIIKGEASGQSEGLADEESDHNVSSRGRYINLELGKCKEPTLEAWVEPVMGRNPTQRSKYKKSKSGNYKSLGSSVICINGIPGIGKTELALEFAYRYSQRYKMVLWVGGEARYFRQNILNLSLNLGLDVSADDEKERGRIRCFEEQEFEAFKRVKRELFRDMPYLLIIDNLETEREWWEGKDLHDLIPRNTGGSHVIITTRLSKVMNFDTTQLPPLPSSDAMILVRGRRKKDYPAEELEFLRKFDEKLGRLSFGLWIIGSLLSELAISPSALFETVNDVSLEDNSTSLYMITSGEQYCKNNPFLMKILCFCSAVLQQINGRRNILASRMLLVGAWFAPAPISANLLAIAAKYMPVAGNRLRRWTKCLSLTFVCCGGCGLATQSEEDSAILLVKLGLARRVNRQTGCWIQFHPITQAFAKRKECLSAAKATVQGIRKAGNPFLNSDHLWASAFLVFGFKSEPPIVQLKAIDMVLYIKKTALPLAIRAFTTFSRCNSALELLKVCTNVLEEVEKSFVSQIQDWCHGSLCWKNKLQGNQRVDEYVWQDVTLLKATLLETRAKLLLRGGHFDSGEEVCRTCISIRTVMLGHNHTQTLAAQETLAKLVRMRSKI